A segment of the Lolium perenne isolate Kyuss_39 chromosome 3, Kyuss_2.0, whole genome shotgun sequence genome:
TTTATACAGATATTTGGTGTATCGATTGTGCAGATCTATTTGGTGACAGAAGATAATAAGGTCGTAAAGATAACTCCACAAAACGTACACACGAGCGCCCCATCATCAGAAGTATTTTTCAGTCACAGTCCAGCACCGGGGAGGTCCGAGGAGATCATTGGCCTATCGACCAGCAGCAGCTACTCATCTCTTTTCATCACCATTGCCAACCGCGGCCTCTTCTCCTTCTCGTTGCGCGACGGGCAGCTGCAGTGGAGTGCAGGTCCAGTGATCGACCGCTTCGGTTACCGTCTAGGCTGCAAGGGAAACATCTCAAGCTGCTATTTCAGTTCAGCTCCGGTTGTTGATCAGTGCGAGGGGACTCTTTATGTAAGGCCTCGTTTAGTACGATAGAGTTTCTCTTCTCACAATTTTACCCTGCCATTTTAATCCCATATTACTGAACAGATATCGAATACCGAAGGCCAGCTCTATTCGATGTTCATCCAAAGCCGGCAGTACAGATGGATCCAAGACTTGAGCTCGATCGACAAAGTGATAACGATTGTGCCAGGAAATAATGGGCGCATGTACATTCTCCTCCCAAGAAAGTCAATTGTCCTGGGGCTTGATGTTCTGTCAGGAAACATTTCATTTCAGCAGAGTATTGGTCCACTTAGCAACGAGAAAATCTTGCCGGCAGTGGATTCCAATGGTAAAAGGAAAACAGATCTTTCCAACATCATTTATTTGTAACATGTTTGTTCATTCACTGATTCATTCAAATCTGGAAGCAGTCTAGTTTTCATGGGGCAGTATCTTTGCCATTGTTTAACTGCATTCTCTTCATATTTTCACCAACATCTATTTTTGCGTGATAATTTGTATTATGATGGTCATTCCTGGTTCTCTCTTCGGCCCATGTAAACAGGTTGGATATCAATTGGTTCGTTGGATGGGTTCTTGTATTCAGTTTCTCCGGATGGTGAGATCAGAAAGTTTCTTCAGAGAACAGCACCCAACTCAGTGATCCATGCAAGTCCAGTCCTCGACTGCTCAGGGTTTTCTGTGTACATCAGCCAGACCATAATGGAGGCAAAATCAAGCCAAACTATCGGTGATTATACCTACGTCTCAGCGATGAAACCTTCGAGCATCTTGTTTACTTTGTTGGCTCCAGCAACTGGAACAGTTTACTGGACTGAAAAGTATCCTGGTTTGCTTCTTTCTTCACATGACTGTCGGTTTTGTTCTTCCAAAATAGTGGCTTAAAACTGATTATTATTTTGCATTTTTTTTCCTTGCCAGGACAATTATCAAATTTGTTGTCCAGTAGTGACCTGGAGTACTTTACGCTAGATGAAACCATTCTTCTCACTGCTCTATCCGCTGCAAGTAAGTCTTGTTTAGGTCTTTAATCCTCAACTAAGCAATTAATATGCTTCAGGTTAACCGAACAGAGAAACAATACAAAGGCAACTGGTAAAATTATAGTACTTGAAATCAACTAATTTGTAATGTTTTGGGCTCCTGAAATTTCTTGTCTCAGGAATCGGCAGCGCCGTGCAATGCTACACGAAAAGTATGCCTCCTCTCTCACGTCTCTAATTGGTTTTCCATACCAAGAAAGCTGTACTATCGTACTGAGGACTCGACTTGTTTGTGTTGCAAGGGCAAAAGATTGCTTGGACCTGCAGAAAAGCAAAACCAAAGTTTGTTCATGGTGATCCAGGTGAAGTTCAAGCTGTGTCATTTGTCttctcttgttgctgatgtttttTTTAGGgactcttgttgctgatgtttagTTAGAAATGCATAAATGCTGACTGAGTGTAATCTATTGTGTCCACCAGGTGACCACAACCATGTCCTTCTGCTGTTC
Coding sequences within it:
- the LOC127342860 gene encoding protein GAMETE EXPRESSED 3, whose protein sequence is MAMWLLLPRLCLVLSSLAGAARSASPVVLQWLNASAAENPQIPPGVGRALSAPIIGHGGNLVACSGKNLLAFHRNGSFAWIVPLGYNCRQDIRLVTERDKIYLVTEDNKVVKITPQNVHTSAPSSEVFFSHSPAPGRSEEIIGLSTSSSYSSLFITIANRGLFSFSLRDGQLQWSAGPVIDRFGYRLGCKGNISSCYFSSAPVVDQCEGTLYISNTEGQLYSMFIQSRQYRWIQDLSSIDKVITIVPGNNGRMYILLPRKSIVLGLDVLSGNISFQQSIGPLSNEKILPAVDSNGWISIGSLDGFLYSVSPDGEIRKFLQRTAPNSVIHASPVLDCSGFSVYISQTIMEAKSSQTIGDYTYVSAMKPSSILFTLLAPATGTVYWTEKYPGQLSNLLSSSDLEYFTLDETILLTALSAARIGSAVQCYTKRQKIAWTCRKAKPKFVHGDPGDHNHVLLLFIFQLFVIVIQAVVVRFCCIFWRKKKLQKNNGLQKFLEKRRSLHSKRRVLGKIISELEQKAAQDASSNETLEHLGEMVKAKECVERKLYTSYSLGRDVLGLRRGSSSILPLYNGKHKSHSFHGAQRESITIFNTLSDSSSLEEDRTSSSYSSSSGSYSGSSSGDMEFDTGSRSAGEAGAGPSNTADVTEGDQDKLPADVESSYQVFMNPLYAQGESSRRSLSQREEFLMPQGSAPTKGMSLKRRRTLSSTN